The DNA region TCTGGTCGAGCCTGTTCGGCATTCTGATATCGATTCTCGGCGCTTATTCGCTGCGCAAAGTGGATTCGCGGCTGCGCGATTTCGTCAATTCATTCGCCAACATGACCAGCAATTTTGCAGGCGTTCCGCTGGCGTTTGCCTTCATCATCCTGCTGGGTTTCAACGGCGCACTGACGCTGATCCTCAAGCAGACCGGGATCATTGACGACTTCAACCTGTACTCCAAAACCGGCCTGATCATCCTCTACACCTACTTCCAGATTCCACTCGGCGTGCTGCTGCTGTACCCGGCGTTCGATGCTGTGCGCGAGGACTGGAACGAATCGGCTGCGTTGTTGGGGGCGAGCAGTTATCAGTTCTGGCGCTACATCGGCCTGCCGGTGCTGACCCCGGCGCTGCTCGGCACCTTCGTGATTCTGCTGGCCAATGCGCTGGGGGCCTATGCCACGGTGTACGCCCTGACCACCGGCAACTTCAACGTGCTGCCGATCCGCATTGCAGCGATGGTCGCAGGTGACATCACGCTGGACCCGAACATGGCCAGCGCCCTGGCGATGATTCTGGTCGGGCTCATGACGCTGGTAACGGTGGTCCATCAGTGGCTGCTGAAAAGGAGCTACCATGTCTCGCGCTGAACAAGGGCCTGCCGGGGTCTACCACAAGACGGTGGTCTACCTGCTGTTCCTGATCCTTCTGCTGCCGCTGGCCGGCACCTTTCTGTACTCGATTGCGACCAGTTGGTCGGCGACCATTCTGCCCAGCGGGCTGACCTTCAAATGGTACATCGCGCTGTGGAGCGATCCACGCTTTCTGGCGGCGTTCGGGCAATCACTGCTGGTCTGCTTCGGCGCACTGATTCTGTCGGTGGTGCTGATTCTGCCGCTGCTGTTCGTTGTGCATTACTACTTCCCGCGCCTCGACGGGCTGATGAACATCCTGATCCTGCTGCCCTTTGCCGTGCCACCCGTGGTGTCGTCGGTGGGGCTGTTGCAACTCTACGGCTCAGGGCCGATGGCCATGGTCGGTACGCCGTGGATTCTGATCGGCTGCTATTTCACCGTCGCCCTGCCCTTCATGTACCGCGCGATCACCAACAACCTGCAGGCGATCAACCTGACGGACCTGATGGACGCAGCGCAACTACTGGGCGCCAGCACCTGGCAGGCAGCCTTTCTGGTGGTGTTGCCGAATCTGCGCAAGGGCCTGATGATCGCCCTGCTGCTGTCGTTTTCCTTTCTGTTCGGCGAGTTCGTGTTCGCCAATCTGCTGGTCGGCACCCGCTATGAAACCCTGCAGGTGTACCTGAACAACATGCGCAACAGCAGCGGTCACTTCAACAGCGCGCTGGTGATTTCCTACTTCCTCTTCGTGCTGGTGCTGACCTGGGCCGCCAATCGACTGAACAAGGACAAAGACTGAAATGAGTTTTGTCAGCATTGAAAACCTGCAGAAAAGCTATGCCAGCACGGTCGTGTTCAGCGACATCAATTGCAGCATCAAAAAAGGCGAGTTCGTCACCCTGCTGGGGCCGTCCGGCTGCGGCAAGTCCACACTGTTGCGCTGCATCGCCGGGCTGACCCCGGTCAACAGCGGGCGCATCCTGCTTGATGGCAATGATCTGGTGCCGCTCACCCCGCAAAAGCGTCATATCGGCATGGTGTTTCAGAGCTACGCGTTGTTTCCCAACATGACCGTGGAACAGAACGTCGCCTTCGGCCTGCGCATGCAAAAGATCGGCGACGATGAAAGCCACACGCGCGTCGCCGAGATCCTGCAGATGGTCGAGCTGCAGGATTTCGCCAAACGCTATCCGCATCAGTTGTCCGGTGGCCAGTGCCAGCGCGTGGCCCTCGCCCGCTCGCTGGTCACCCGCCCGCGCCTGCTGTTGCTTGATGAGCCGCTGTCGGCACTGGATGCACGGATTCGCAAACACCTGCGCGAACAGATCCGCGCCATTCAGCGGGAGCTGGGCCTGACCACTATCTTCGTCACCCACGACCAGGAAGAAGCACTGACCATGTCAGACCGCATCTTCCTGATGAACCAGGGCCGGATTGTTCAAAGCGGCGACGCAGAAACCCTCTACACCGCGCCAGTGGACGTATTCGCTGCTGGCTTCATCGGTAACTACAACCTGCTGGAAGCCGACGACGCCACACGCTTGATGCAACGCCCGATCGCCAGTCGCATCGCGATTCGCCCGGAATCGATCCAATTGAGCCTCACCGGCGAACTGGAAGGCGAAATACGCAGTCACAGTCTGCTCGGCAACGTGATTCGCTACCGGATACAGGCGCGTGGCGTGGAACTGGTGGTTGATGTACTGAACCGCAGCGCCGAAGACCTGCACCCGGACGGACGACGCGTAACGCTGAACATAGAACCTTCGGCGCTGTGCGCGCTTGACTGACGCAACCGCCGAGCTTTCGCTTGAAGCTTGAAGCTTGAAGCTTGAAGCTAACTTAACCAACACTGAGGATAAGCACACATGCCCCTGGCAATTTTCGACCTGGACGAAACCCTGATCGGCGGCGACTGTGCCACCTTGTGGAGCGAACAGATGGGTCGCCTGGGCTGGGTCGATCCCGAGTCGTTCATGCAGCGCAACCATGAACTGATGGAAGCCTACAGTGCGGGCAAACTGGCGATGGAAGAGTTCATGGCCTTCAGCCTGGAACCCATGGCTGGCCGCACACCGGAAGAAATCGATCATCTGGTCGGCCCGTGGGTCGAGGACGTGATCGAGCCGATTATCTACAGCGACGCCTGCAAATGCATTGCACAGCATCGTGCCAAAGGTGACCGGATTCTGGTGATCTCGGCCTCAGGCGTGCACTTGGTCAAGCCGATTGCCGAACGCCTCGGGATCGACGAAGTGCTGGGTATCGAGCTGGACGTGCAGCATGGCGTGTACAGCGGTGCCACGGTGGGCGTGCTGACTTACCGGGAAGGCAAGATCACGCGCCTGATGGAATGGCTGGATGCCGAAGGGGAAAACCTGGAGGGCGCGAGTTTCTATTCGGATTCGCGCAATGACCTGCCGCTGCTGCTCAAGGTTGACCACCCTCATGTGGTCAACCCTGATGCAGTGCTACTGGAGCATGCGCAGCAAGCTGGCTGGCCGGTGCATCGCTGGAGTTGACGCCAGCAGCACCAACACCTCAGACCAGGCTTTCGTCGATGACCAGCACGATCTTGCCGGACACGTTGTTGGTCGCCAGCTCTGCGAACGCCGCCTCCGCGTCCTTGATGGCGAAGGATTTCGCCAGTTGCGGCTTGAGGCGGCCTTCGGTGAACAGCGGCCAGACATGCTGGCCCAGATCGCGGATCAGATCAGCCTTGAAGGTTTCATCGCGACTGCGCAATGTCGAGCCCATCAACTGGATGCGCTTGCCCAGCACATGCGCCATATCCAGCTTGGCATCGCGCCCGCTCATGACACCGATCAGCACCCAGCGGCCGTCAAGTGCAAGCAGCTTGACGTTGAGCTCGGCATAACCGGCGCCGACCGGATCGAGAATGACGTTGAACGGTGCGAAATCGTTCAGGCCCTCCAGACTCTCACTGCGCACCACACCACCCTGCGCCCCCAGTTCGACGCAATAGGCCAGACGTTCGGTCGAGCCGACACTGACCCAGACCGGGTTGCCAAACGCCTTGCAAAGCTGAATACCGGCTGAACCAACCCCACTTGCGCCCGCGTGCAACAAGACTTTTTCACCGGGCTTCAGACCCGCCAGCTGAAACAGGTTCAGCCAGGCCGTGGCATACACCTCGGGAATGGCCGCAGCCTCGTGCAGCGACAGCCCTTCCGGCACCGGCAACACATGCCGGGCATCGACCACCACTTCTTCGGCCATCGCCCCGCCCGCCAGCAGCGCGCAGACACGGTCGCCGACCAGCCAGGACGTTCCCGGCCCCACTTCAGCGATCACTCCGGAGCACTCCAGCCCCAGTGTCGCGGTAACGCCAGGCGGCGGCGGATACTTGCCTTCGCGCTGTAACAGATCGGCGCGATTCAAACCCGCCGCAGCAACTTTGATACGTACTTGTCCCACATCAAGGGCCGGACTTGGCTCCTCGACCCATTCCACATGACCTTCAACGCCTTGCAATGCCTTCACAGTGCCTCCATAGTGAGTCCAGACTGAGCCCGTGGCTGTTTGCCCGGGCTTTTGCATTATGCGGCCGGGTCCAAGGGAACCGGCGACCTCACAGACGGCCTAATATGCGTTATCAATTGTCCTCGCGTCGAATCAGCATGAAGCAACTATTTCCCGGTACAGCCCTCGCACTGTTTGTCGGCCTCAGCGTTTTGCCGATGTCAGCCAGTACCTTTGCCGCCAACAGCTGGGATAATCTTCAGCCGGACCGCGACGAAGTGATTGCCAGTCTCAACGTAGTTGAGCTGCTCAAGCGACATCACTACAGCAAGCCGCCCCTGGACGACAAGCGTTCGGCGATTATTTATCAGAGCTACATCAAGCAACTGGACCCCTCGCGCAGCTATTTCATGGCCAGCGACATTGCCGAATTCGACAAGTGGCAGTTCCAGTTCGACGACTTTCTCAAAAGCGGCGATCTGAACCCCGGTTTCACCATCTACAAGCGTTATCTTGACCGCATCAAGGCGCGTCTGGACTTCGCCCTGGCAGAGCTGGGCAAAGGCGTCGACAAGCTCGATTTCAACACCAAGGAAACCCTGCTGGTGGACCGCAAGGACGCCGCATGGCCCAAGGACACTGCCGAGCTCGACGAACTGTGGCGCAAACGCATCAAGGACGAAGTCCTGCGTTTGAAGATCGCCGGCAAAGACCCGGCGAAGATTCAGGAAACCCTGACCAAGCGCTACAAGAATCAACAGGCCCGTCTGAACCAGACCCGCGCCGAAGATATCTTCCAGGCGTATATCAACACGTTTGCCATGTCGTACGACCCGCACACCAACTACCTGTCACCTGACAGCGCGGAAAACTTCGACATCAACATGAGCCTGTCGCTGGAAGGCATCGGCGCCGTGTTGCAGAGCGATAACGACAACGTGAAAATCGTGCGTCTGGTTCCGGCAGGCCCGGCAGCCAAGACCAAACAGGTCGCACCGGCCGACAAGATCGTGGCCGTTGCCCAGGGCGACAAGGAAATGGTCGACGTGATCGGCTGGCGTCTGGACGAAGTGGTCAAGCTGATCCGCGGTCCGAAAGGCTCCGTGGT from Pseudomonas syringae includes:
- a CDS encoding HAD family hydrolase translates to MPLAIFDLDETLIGGDCATLWSEQMGRLGWVDPESFMQRNHELMEAYSAGKLAMEEFMAFSLEPMAGRTPEEIDHLVGPWVEDVIEPIIYSDACKCIAQHRAKGDRILVISASGVHLVKPIAERLGIDEVLGIELDVQHGVYSGATVGVLTYREGKITRLMEWLDAEGENLEGASFYSDSRNDLPLLLKVDHPHVVNPDAVLLEHAQQAGWPVHRWS
- a CDS encoding ABC transporter permease, with the protein product MSRAEQGPAGVYHKTVVYLLFLILLLPLAGTFLYSIATSWSATILPSGLTFKWYIALWSDPRFLAAFGQSLLVCFGALILSVVLILPLLFVVHYYFPRLDGLMNILILLPFAVPPVVSSVGLLQLYGSGPMAMVGTPWILIGCYFTVALPFMYRAITNNLQAINLTDLMDAAQLLGASTWQAAFLVVLPNLRKGLMIALLLSFSFLFGEFVFANLLVGTRYETLQVYLNNMRNSSGHFNSALVISYFLFVLVLTWAANRLNKDKD
- a CDS encoding NAD(P)H-quinone oxidoreductase — translated: MKALQGVEGHVEWVEEPSPALDVGQVRIKVAAAGLNRADLLQREGKYPPPPGVTATLGLECSGVIAEVGPGTSWLVGDRVCALLAGGAMAEEVVVDARHVLPVPEGLSLHEAAAIPEVYATAWLNLFQLAGLKPGEKVLLHAGASGVGSAGIQLCKAFGNPVWVSVGSTERLAYCVELGAQGGVVRSESLEGLNDFAPFNVILDPVGAGYAELNVKLLALDGRWVLIGVMSGRDAKLDMAHVLGKRIQLMGSTLRSRDETFKADLIRDLGQHVWPLFTEGRLKPQLAKSFAIKDAEAAFAELATNNVSGKIVLVIDESLV
- a CDS encoding ABC transporter ATP-binding protein, whose translation is MSFVSIENLQKSYASTVVFSDINCSIKKGEFVTLLGPSGCGKSTLLRCIAGLTPVNSGRILLDGNDLVPLTPQKRHIGMVFQSYALFPNMTVEQNVAFGLRMQKIGDDESHTRVAEILQMVELQDFAKRYPHQLSGGQCQRVALARSLVTRPRLLLLDEPLSALDARIRKHLREQIRAIQRELGLTTIFVTHDQEEALTMSDRIFLMNQGRIVQSGDAETLYTAPVDVFAAGFIGNYNLLEADDATRLMQRPIASRIAIRPESIQLSLTGELEGEIRSHSLLGNVIRYRIQARGVELVVDVLNRSAEDLHPDGRRVTLNIEPSALCALD
- a CDS encoding ABC transporter permease encodes the protein MISLSRGKWLGLLCLVPFALFFIVFQIAPLFWVAIHSLQSDAGWGLENFTRAFSSKFYRQAIQYSLEISFWSSLFGILISILGAYSLRKVDSRLRDFVNSFANMTSNFAGVPLAFAFIILLGFNGALTLILKQTGIIDDFNLYSKTGLIILYTYFQIPLGVLLLYPAFDAVREDWNESAALLGASSYQFWRYIGLPVLTPALLGTFVILLANALGAYATVYALTTGNFNVLPIRIAAMVAGDITLDPNMASALAMILVGLMTLVTVVHQWLLKRSYHVSR